One genomic window of Micromonospora sp. WMMD1128 includes the following:
- a CDS encoding acyl carrier protein yields the protein MSHVPNAPDPPTTDPVWTPILTGLRATALDCLQTSFALLADHANGSGSHLALGARFGFATRERDGLVTVEATSDDRAAEAADLLGLWVEGRWMQLDGPQVRQLCGPGQPLYVIADAYDLPWCPYHGHEHMRHSFLVTAATTDEVTVVDAYHNDTAWGAARPGVWRLPTAGFDAALAGGAHTPAVAVHPAPAIDVPAMLAGNADRARRARPEIAAYLDRTAAALGTVAGLHRFVLDVWLLARGRDLHEHWLAAAAPDAAAALAGQGPRWQQLATRSYVALRRAQAGRPAAPELADALGTLVESHLTALESVGADAAPAGAGPAGGDGVRAAVLGALGDTLHLDGSELHSSDVLRELPGFDSFRLVDVIDRVEQRLGVEVPATALSAADLRDVGSLCAMFGAAAGGAR from the coding sequence ATGTCACACGTCCCGAACGCGCCCGACCCGCCGACCACGGATCCGGTGTGGACACCGATCCTGACCGGCCTGCGCGCGACCGCGCTGGACTGCCTCCAGACGAGCTTCGCGCTGCTGGCCGACCACGCGAACGGATCCGGCAGTCACCTCGCCCTCGGCGCCCGCTTCGGGTTCGCCACCCGGGAGCGGGACGGCCTGGTCACCGTCGAGGCCACCTCGGACGACCGGGCCGCCGAGGCGGCCGACCTGCTGGGCCTGTGGGTGGAGGGCCGGTGGATGCAGCTCGACGGCCCGCAGGTGCGTCAACTGTGCGGCCCGGGCCAGCCGCTCTACGTCATCGCCGACGCCTACGACCTGCCCTGGTGCCCCTATCACGGGCACGAGCACATGCGGCACAGCTTCCTGGTCACGGCCGCCACCACGGACGAGGTCACGGTGGTCGACGCCTACCACAACGACACCGCCTGGGGCGCCGCCCGGCCGGGCGTGTGGCGGCTGCCCACCGCCGGGTTCGACGCGGCGCTGGCCGGCGGCGCGCACACGCCCGCCGTGGCGGTGCACCCGGCGCCGGCGATCGACGTGCCGGCCATGCTCGCCGGCAACGCCGACCGGGCCCGCCGGGCCCGCCCGGAGATCGCCGCCTACCTGGACCGGACCGCCGCCGCCCTGGGCACCGTGGCCGGGCTGCACCGCTTCGTGCTCGACGTCTGGTTGCTGGCACGCGGTCGCGACCTGCACGAACACTGGCTCGCCGCGGCGGCGCCGGACGCCGCCGCCGCGCTGGCCGGCCAGGGCCCGCGCTGGCAACAGCTCGCCACCCGCAGCTACGTCGCGCTGCGCCGCGCCCAGGCGGGTCGACCCGCCGCGCCGGAGCTGGCGGACGCGCTCGGCACCCTCGTCGAGAGTCACCTGACCGCGCTGGAGTCGGTCGGCGCCGACGCCGCGCCGGCCGGCGCGGGTCCGGCGGGCGGGGACGGCGTACGCGCGGCCGTGCTCGGGGCGCTCGGCGACACCCTGCACCTGGACGGGTCCGAGTTGCACAGCTCCGACGTGCTGCGGGAGCTGCCCGGGTTCGACTCGTTCCGGCTGGTGGACGTCATCGACCGGGTCGAGCAACGCCTCGGCGTCGAGGTGCCGGCGACCGCGCTCTCCGCCGCCGACCTGCGGGACGTCGGCTCGCTGTGCGCCATGTTCGGCGCCGCCGCCGGGGGTGCCCGATGA
- a CDS encoding inositol-3-phosphate synthase, with amino-acid sequence MTVTQRETSHNPTPEADGPVGVWLNGARGSVATTAITGLLALRAGMTDSTGCVTDTGMLRDAPLADWADLVVGGHDIVDTPLEKKAESLVDSGVIPAPVLAAVRGSLPEVERDLRTGYDARTETGPLAEVIDRLAGDIEEFRTRHGLSHVVVINVSSTEPPVEHRPEHDDLDALTRSLADPADRALPASAVVAYAAFQARCGFVDFTPSTGARLPALEMLAQRERVPFAGSDGKTGETLLRTALAPMFTCRALHVLSWAGVNLLGGGDGATLEDPRNARSKLSSKSGVLPALLGEDVTAPLHIDNVPDLGDHKTAWDHVSFEGFLGVRMSMQLTWSGVDSTLAAPLVLDLARLTAAAHRAGHVGAIEELGFFFKDPIGSDEHALAEQASVLSAWASGLDGRTDR; translated from the coding sequence GTGACCGTCACCCAGCGTGAGACCTCGCACAATCCGACCCCCGAGGCCGACGGACCCGTCGGCGTGTGGCTCAACGGCGCCCGCGGCTCGGTCGCCACCACCGCGATCACCGGCCTGCTGGCGCTGCGGGCCGGCATGACCGACTCGACCGGCTGCGTCACCGACACCGGCATGCTGCGCGACGCGCCGCTCGCCGACTGGGCCGACCTGGTCGTCGGCGGGCACGACATCGTCGACACCCCGCTGGAGAAGAAGGCCGAGTCGCTCGTCGACTCCGGCGTCATCCCGGCCCCGGTGCTGGCCGCCGTGCGGGGCAGCCTGCCCGAGGTCGAGCGCGACCTGCGCACCGGCTACGACGCGCGGACCGAGACCGGTCCGCTGGCCGAGGTGATCGACCGGCTGGCCGGTGACATCGAGGAGTTCCGCACCCGCCACGGCCTGTCCCACGTCGTCGTGATCAACGTGTCGTCCACCGAGCCGCCGGTCGAGCACCGGCCCGAGCACGACGACCTGGACGCGCTGACCCGCAGCCTGGCCGACCCGGCGGACCGGGCGCTGCCGGCCAGCGCGGTCGTCGCGTACGCGGCGTTCCAGGCCCGATGCGGCTTCGTCGACTTCACCCCGTCGACCGGGGCGCGGCTGCCCGCGCTGGAGATGCTGGCGCAACGCGAGCGGGTGCCGTTCGCCGGCTCGGACGGCAAGACCGGGGAGACGCTGCTGCGGACCGCGCTGGCGCCGATGTTCACCTGCCGCGCCCTGCACGTGCTCTCCTGGGCCGGAGTCAACCTGCTCGGCGGCGGTGACGGCGCCACGCTTGAGGACCCGCGCAACGCCCGGAGCAAGCTGAGCTCCAAGTCGGGCGTGCTGCCGGCGCTGCTCGGCGAGGACGTCACCGCTCCGCTGCACATCGACAACGTGCCGGACCTCGGCGACCACAAGACCGCCTGGGACCACGTCTCGTTCGAGGGGTTCCTCGGCGTCCGGATGTCCATGCAGCTCACCTGGAGCGGGGTCGACTCCACCCTGGCCGCCCCGCTGGTGCTCGACCTGGCCCGGCTGACCGCCGCGGCGCACCGCGCCGGGCACGTGGGCGCGATCGAGGAGCTGGGGTTCTTCTTCAAGGACCCGATCGGCTCCGACGAGCACGCCCTCGCCGAGCAGGCGTCGGTGCTCTCCGCCTGGGCCAGCGGGCTGGACGGCCGTACCGACCGCTGA
- a CDS encoding DegT/DnrJ/EryC1/StrS family aminotransferase, translating to MTTSIPLDRRLAVDGGRPVRPPDRPWPRWPIPAPDAAPNLAAVLHGGRWAISSPTVGDGVLFERRFAADFARYVGSRHCVPVDHGSSALVVALESLGLGYGETVLVPALTWTASATAALRAGLVPVLVDVDRDTGCVGPDDLDLSVDPRAVVAVHWASNMADMPALDAVTGPRDISIVEDCAQAHGATWQGRQAGSFGRLGCFSFQHGKVLTCGEGGAVVTDDDRLAPVLEELRADSRRYRGDRTPPGELDLEESAGVQGANFCLNEFSAAVACAQLATLDAQHEVRNRNYRLLAELLADVDGVRLLQPAAAQTRISIYEGTLVLDDLPTGMDNAAVAAALTAELGKRFYLTDEPLHRSKLLQPWTKPLLAPLAERFAAIHADRTYPKTEWLAAHTVQTHHSTFLGTEQDMHDVATAVTKVLTR from the coding sequence ATGACGACCTCCATTCCGCTCGACCGGCGGCTCGCCGTCGACGGCGGCCGGCCGGTCCGTCCGCCGGACCGACCGTGGCCGCGCTGGCCGATCCCCGCACCGGACGCCGCCCCCAACCTCGCCGCCGTGCTGCACGGCGGGCGGTGGGCGATCAGCAGCCCGACCGTCGGCGACGGCGTCCTGTTCGAACGCCGCTTCGCTGCCGACTTCGCCCGTTACGTCGGCAGCCGGCACTGCGTGCCCGTCGACCATGGTTCCAGCGCGCTCGTGGTGGCGCTGGAGTCGCTCGGCCTCGGCTACGGCGAGACCGTGCTCGTCCCGGCGCTGACCTGGACCGCCTCCGCCACCGCGGCGCTGCGTGCCGGCCTGGTGCCGGTGCTCGTCGACGTGGACCGCGACACCGGCTGCGTCGGGCCGGACGACCTCGACCTGTCGGTGGACCCGCGGGCCGTGGTGGCCGTGCACTGGGCCTCGAACATGGCCGACATGCCGGCGCTCGACGCGGTCACCGGGCCGCGCGACATCTCCATCGTGGAGGACTGCGCGCAGGCGCACGGCGCCACCTGGCAGGGCCGCCAGGCCGGCTCGTTCGGCCGGCTGGGCTGCTTCAGCTTCCAGCACGGCAAGGTCCTCACCTGCGGCGAGGGCGGGGCCGTGGTCACCGACGACGACCGCCTGGCACCCGTCCTGGAGGAGTTGCGGGCCGACTCGCGTCGCTACCGCGGCGACCGCACGCCCCCGGGTGAGCTGGATCTGGAGGAGAGCGCCGGGGTGCAGGGCGCCAACTTCTGCCTGAACGAGTTCTCCGCCGCGGTGGCGTGCGCCCAACTGGCCACCCTGGACGCCCAGCACGAGGTGCGCAACCGCAACTACCGGCTGCTCGCCGAACTGCTGGCCGACGTCGACGGCGTCCGGCTGCTGCAACCGGCGGCGGCGCAGACCCGCATCTCGATCTACGAGGGGACGCTCGTCCTCGACGACCTGCCCACCGGCATGGACAACGCCGCCGTGGCCGCCGCGCTCACCGCCGAGCTGGGCAAGCGGTTCTACCTCACCGACGAGCCACTGCACCGCAGCAAGCTGCTCCAGCCGTGGACCAAGCCGCTGCTCGCGCCGCTCGCCGAGCGCTTCGCGGCGATCCACGCCGACCGCACCTACCCCAAGACCGAGTGGCTCGCCGCGCACACGGTCCAGACGCACCACAGCACCTTCCTCGGCACCGAGCAGGACATGCACGACGTGGCCACCGCCGTCACCAAGGTGCTGACCCGCTGA
- a CDS encoding glycosyltransferase, producing MSRSASPVGEPTEPRAVTRGVSVVIPVKDRVPEMRRQLRSLRDAAPNCPEPVEVVVVDDSAPAAAAAHRAACAEYGARYVRGPRHVGAKRNLGVRHARHDLLLFTDSDCRVPADLITRYAARLRASGEEVAGVAGPVLVDPGDSAFFRVMSRSYLLLGDLTRPLHHERVSWGAGANTALKRAAFDAVGGFPEDSPMPIGGEDLHLGLLLTDAGYVLLAEPDGVVTHDTGVADSFRAVAYRFTTYGRSEQWLCLAHPRRRRFVLNTASLLAATALAGLLTARRSSGRSLLAVPAVAAAVIAAKTPGRLGGDRGPRAVAESAACAAIETLFDGAAFVTALRLGRPDLLFTGFRAPDEADYQPVTPAAAQPVAA from the coding sequence ATGAGCCGATCCGCATCGCCCGTGGGCGAACCGACCGAACCCCGCGCCGTCACGCGCGGCGTCTCCGTCGTCATCCCGGTCAAGGACCGGGTGCCGGAGATGCGCCGCCAGCTCCGCAGCCTGCGCGACGCCGCCCCGAACTGTCCGGAGCCGGTGGAGGTGGTGGTGGTCGACGACTCCGCGCCCGCCGCCGCCGCCGCGCACCGCGCCGCCTGCGCCGAGTACGGCGCCCGCTACGTGCGCGGGCCACGGCACGTCGGCGCCAAGCGCAACCTGGGTGTCCGGCACGCCCGCCACGACCTGCTTCTCTTCACCGACTCCGACTGCCGGGTACCGGCCGACCTGATCACCAGGTACGCGGCCCGGCTGCGCGCCAGCGGCGAGGAGGTCGCCGGCGTCGCCGGCCCGGTGCTCGTGGACCCCGGTGACAGCGCGTTCTTCCGCGTGATGAGCCGCTCCTACCTGCTGCTCGGCGACCTGACCCGACCGCTGCACCACGAGCGGGTCTCCTGGGGCGCCGGGGCTAACACGGCGCTCAAGCGCGCCGCGTTCGACGCGGTCGGCGGGTTCCCGGAGGACTCCCCGATGCCGATCGGTGGGGAGGACCTGCACCTCGGGCTGCTCCTGACCGACGCCGGCTACGTGCTGCTCGCCGAGCCGGACGGGGTGGTCACCCACGACACCGGCGTCGCCGACTCGTTCCGCGCGGTGGCCTACCGGTTCACCACGTACGGCCGCTCCGAGCAGTGGCTCTGCCTGGCCCACCCGCGCCGGCGCCGGTTCGTGCTCAACACCGCGAGCCTGCTCGCCGCCACCGCCTTGGCCGGGCTGCTGACCGCCCGGCGCAGCTCCGGGCGCAGCCTGCTCGCGGTGCCGGCCGTCGCGGCGGCCGTGATCGCCGCGAAGACACCCGGCCGGCTCGGCGGCGACCGGGGGCCGCGGGCGGTCGCCGAGTCGGCGGCCTGCGCGGCGATCGAGACGCTCTTCGACGGCGCCGCGTTCGTCACCGCGCTCCGCCTGGGCCGGCCCGACCTGCTCTTCACCGGCTTCCGCGCGCCGGACGAGGCCGACTACCAGCCGGTCACGCCCGCGGCGGCGCAGCCGGTGGCGGCCTGA
- a CDS encoding condensation domain-containing protein, with protein sequence MPTTLPLAPSQQMMWEFMTALDPAHPGDARLVVVEFRRLRGTLRVDTLRQAMRDVVRRHDALRMRFDRIGPEPALTILPHVDSPLEEVDLSGLPPDEQQARVEQIAYAHRNVAFDPGRAPLWRAALVRLSATEHVLALCFFHMVSDGWSCRVFVEDLCHAYAARLGAADPQPPLGVDFAGLAALQEAELAGGGIDAAARTGYWAERLRPVEPYQLFPAPPPGPDVELSAEVATRFAFPPEVTARLRPAARRARTSPYVLLLAAYLVVLSTRAGRRRVVLGTTTLGRESPLSRQLIGQFTNNVYLPATVDPDAPMRAVVAAAHAALAEAIDHAAPFHRVARAVRPDFPRVRPWPDNHLFDAWFQSAASASPVLSCPELRVEPVDITARPAPGTPPPVLAADVPPDCLPVWVKRGSPIVVVDDDRAGGVIIRNRGVFGDDLVAGLIDDYVAVVSALVTDPDLPPARLRLPDGACFFDHATG encoded by the coding sequence ATGCCGACGACGCTGCCGCTGGCGCCGAGCCAGCAGATGATGTGGGAGTTCATGACCGCGCTCGACCCGGCCCACCCGGGTGACGCCCGGCTCGTGGTGGTGGAGTTCCGCCGGCTGCGCGGCACGCTGCGGGTCGACACGCTGCGGCAGGCGATGCGGGACGTGGTGCGGCGGCACGACGCGCTGCGGATGCGGTTCGACCGCATCGGCCCCGAACCGGCCCTGACGATCCTGCCGCACGTCGACTCGCCGCTGGAGGAGGTCGACCTGTCCGGCCTCCCGCCGGACGAGCAGCAGGCCCGCGTCGAGCAGATCGCGTACGCGCACCGCAACGTCGCGTTCGACCCGGGCCGGGCGCCCCTGTGGCGGGCCGCGCTGGTCCGACTCTCCGCGACCGAACACGTGCTCGCGCTCTGCTTCTTCCACATGGTCTCCGACGGCTGGTCCTGCCGGGTGTTCGTGGAGGACCTCTGCCACGCGTACGCGGCCCGGCTCGGCGCGGCCGACCCGCAGCCGCCGCTCGGCGTGGACTTCGCCGGGCTCGCCGCGCTCCAGGAGGCGGAGCTGGCCGGCGGCGGGATCGACGCCGCCGCCCGGACCGGCTACTGGGCCGAGCGGCTGCGCCCGGTGGAGCCGTACCAGCTCTTCCCGGCGCCGCCACCCGGCCCCGACGTCGAACTCAGCGCCGAGGTGGCCACCCGCTTCGCGTTCCCGCCGGAGGTCACCGCGCGGCTGCGCCCGGCCGCCCGCCGGGCCCGGACCAGCCCGTACGTCCTGCTGCTCGCCGCCTACCTGGTGGTGCTGTCGACGCGGGCCGGGCGGCGGCGGGTGGTGCTGGGCACCACCACGCTGGGCCGGGAGAGCCCGCTGTCGCGGCAGCTCATCGGCCAGTTCACCAACAACGTCTACCTGCCGGCCACCGTCGACCCGGACGCGCCGATGCGCGCCGTGGTCGCCGCCGCGCACGCCGCCCTGGCCGAGGCGATCGACCACGCCGCCCCGTTCCACCGGGTGGCCCGGGCGGTCCGGCCCGACTTCCCGCGCGTGCGCCCCTGGCCGGACAACCACCTGTTCGACGCCTGGTTCCAGTCCGCCGCGTCCGCCTCGCCGGTGTTGAGCTGCCCGGAGCTGCGGGTCGAGCCGGTCGACATCACCGCCCGGCCCGCGCCCGGCACCCCGCCCCCGGTGCTCGCCGCCGACGTGCCACCCGACTGCCTGCCGGTCTGGGTGAAACGGGGCTCGCCCATCGTGGTGGTGGACGACGACCGGGCCGGCGGCGTGATCATCCGTAACCGGGGCGTCTTCGGCGACGACCTCGTGGCCGGGCTGATCGACGACTACGTGGCGGTGGTGTCGGCGCTCGTCACCGACCCCGACCTGCCCCCGGCGCGGCTGCGCCTGCCTGACGGTGCGTGCTTCTTCGACCACGCCACGGGGTAG
- a CDS encoding MFS transporter, with protein sequence MTDTSTHPHTTESPTPPVPRTAVRARWSVVLLFVIMGLAIGGWSARVPEVRDAVGVGNTGWGLANIATNAGELISLVVVAVLISRINTRRLALAGAALILVNAPLLAASTSLVALVAGLAVWGFAANLLATPMNAQSVEVQKRYGRPILSTFHAGFSIGMLAGGLCGTGAAAVGLSPSAQMAVTSVLLGALLIGTQRWLPDTPRQEPKDGEARRGLRERFTPQLVLLAAIAFLASFVEMAGAQWSALYATEVAGAAAVLAAATYTCLSLAATVARLVGDRLAGRIGRVRFVRASALVATVGVALPVAYPHPAAVMAGFGLLGFGLACVTPTVLGFAGEQPGLTSGEGVSVVAMGQWPGALLAAPVIGLLAGALGLRTAFVVVAVLALAIVALMGRVQARALPGESPAA encoded by the coding sequence ATGACGGACACCTCGACGCACCCGCACACGACGGAGTCGCCCACGCCACCGGTGCCCCGGACGGCTGTCCGGGCCCGCTGGTCGGTGGTGCTGCTCTTCGTCATCATGGGCCTGGCCATCGGCGGTTGGTCCGCCCGGGTGCCCGAGGTCCGCGACGCGGTCGGCGTCGGGAACACCGGCTGGGGCCTGGCCAACATCGCCACCAACGCGGGGGAACTGATCTCCCTGGTCGTGGTCGCGGTGCTGATCAGCCGGATCAACACCCGCCGGTTGGCGCTGGCCGGGGCCGCGCTGATCCTGGTCAACGCGCCGCTGCTGGCGGCGTCCACAAGCCTGGTGGCGCTCGTCGCCGGGCTCGCGGTCTGGGGTTTCGCGGCGAACCTGCTGGCCACCCCGATGAACGCCCAGTCGGTCGAGGTGCAGAAGCGCTACGGGCGGCCGATCCTGTCCACCTTCCACGCCGGCTTCAGCATCGGCATGCTCGCCGGCGGGCTCTGCGGCACCGGCGCCGCCGCGGTCGGCCTGTCCCCGTCGGCGCAGATGGCCGTCACGAGCGTGCTGCTGGGCGCGCTGCTCATCGGCACCCAGCGCTGGCTGCCGGACACGCCCCGCCAGGAGCCGAAGGACGGCGAGGCCCGGCGCGGGCTACGCGAGCGGTTCACCCCGCAGCTCGTCCTGCTCGCGGCGATCGCGTTCCTCGCCTCGTTCGTCGAGATGGCCGGCGCGCAGTGGAGCGCGCTCTACGCCACCGAGGTGGCCGGCGCCGCGGCGGTGCTGGCCGCCGCCACGTACACCTGCCTGTCGCTCGCCGCCACCGTGGCCCGGCTGGTCGGCGACCGGCTGGCCGGCCGGATCGGGCGGGTCCGCTTCGTCCGGGCGTCGGCGCTCGTCGCCACCGTCGGCGTGGCGTTGCCGGTGGCGTACCCGCATCCCGCGGCGGTGATGGCCGGCTTCGGGCTGCTCGGGTTCGGGCTGGCCTGCGTGACCCCGACGGTGCTCGGCTTCGCCGGCGAGCAGCCCGGCCTGACCTCGGGGGAGGGCGTCTCGGTGGTGGCGATGGGGCAGTGGCCGGGTGCGCTGCTCGCGGCGCCGGTGATCGGCCTGCTCGCCGGCGCGCTGGGCCTGCGTACCGCGTTCGTGGTGGTGGCCGTGCTGGCGCTCGCCATCGTGGCGTTGATGGGCCGGGTCCAGGCCCGGGCGCTGCCGGGCGAGAGCCCGGCGGCCTGA
- a CDS encoding helix-turn-helix transcriptional regulator encodes MTLSTTAADQAWVRETATGIGALRGRALVDTVLAAVARRLDSELSTYAELDLATLRLPDLAADRPVDRALVRRMHHQVTDHPLFAPTVRLSHPYPGPPTQVTDVVSERRWRQHALYREVLAPRGIGAHTVALVVGPTPVLRWYQFNRDRAFDPREMDLLTRLQPALIAVHGRACRPGAALPGGAALPGGAALTGREVEVLRGIADGLTVPATARRLGLAAGTARKHLENVHRKLGTSGPVATVMRAVELGILEVPGPRS; translated from the coding sequence GTGACGCTTTCCACCACCGCGGCGGACCAGGCGTGGGTGCGCGAGACGGCGACCGGGATCGGGGCGCTGCGCGGCCGGGCGCTCGTCGACACGGTCCTGGCCGCCGTCGCCCGCCGTCTCGACAGCGAGCTGTCCACGTACGCCGAACTCGACCTGGCCACGCTGCGGCTGCCCGACCTCGCCGCCGACCGGCCGGTGGACCGGGCGCTCGTGCGCCGGATGCACCACCAGGTGACCGACCATCCGTTGTTCGCGCCGACCGTGCGCCTGTCGCATCCGTACCCGGGGCCGCCGACGCAGGTGACCGACGTGGTGTCGGAGCGGCGGTGGCGGCAGCACGCGCTCTACCGGGAGGTGCTCGCGCCGCGCGGCATCGGGGCGCACACGGTCGCGCTCGTGGTCGGCCCGACCCCGGTGCTGCGCTGGTACCAGTTCAACCGCGACCGTGCCTTCGACCCGCGCGAGATGGACCTGCTCACCCGCCTGCAACCGGCGCTGATCGCGGTGCACGGGCGCGCCTGCCGGCCCGGCGCGGCTCTTCCCGGCGGCGCGGCTCTTCCCGGCGGCGCGGCGCTGACCGGGCGGGAGGTGGAGGTGCTGCGCGGCATCGCCGACGGGCTGACCGTGCCGGCCACCGCGCGCCGGCTCGGCCTGGCCGCCGGCACGGCCCGCAAGCACCTGGAGAACGTGCACCGCAAGCTGGGCACCTCCGGGCCGGTCGCCACCGTGATGAGGGCGGTCGAACTCGGCATCCTGGAGGTGCCCGGCCCGCGGTCCTAG
- a CDS encoding ribonucleotide-diphosphate reductase subunit beta, producing the protein MNLTLRPMRYPHFFDRYRDAIRNTWTVEEVDLHADLADLDRLSPAERHLVSRLVAFFATGDTIVANNLVLNLYQHVNSPEGRLYLSRQLFEEAVHVQFYLNLLDTYVPDETERFAAFAAVENIPSIARKAEFCFRWIDSIFELRELRTRADRRAFLLNLICFAACIEGLFFYGAFAYVYFLRSRGLLNGLASGTNWVFRDESMHMAFAFDVVDTVRAEEPDLFDDEMERQVRDMLAEAVECEAQFAEDLLGQGVSGMSPTDMRAYLQHVADRRLAALGIAPMYGSGNPFAFMELQDVQELSNFFERRVSAYQVGVTGSVTFDDDF; encoded by the coding sequence ATGAACCTGACCCTGCGACCGATGCGCTACCCGCACTTCTTCGACCGCTACCGGGACGCCATCCGCAACACCTGGACCGTCGAGGAGGTGGACCTGCACGCCGACCTGGCCGACCTGGACCGGCTCTCGCCGGCCGAGCGGCACCTGGTGTCCCGGCTGGTGGCGTTCTTCGCCACCGGCGACACCATCGTCGCCAACAACCTGGTGCTCAACCTCTATCAGCACGTCAACTCCCCGGAGGGCCGGCTCTACCTGTCCCGGCAGCTGTTCGAGGAGGCGGTGCACGTCCAGTTCTACCTGAACCTGCTGGACACCTACGTGCCGGACGAGACCGAACGGTTCGCCGCGTTCGCGGCGGTGGAGAACATCCCGTCGATCGCCCGCAAGGCCGAGTTCTGCTTCCGGTGGATCGACTCCATCTTCGAGCTGCGGGAGCTGCGCACCCGGGCGGACCGGCGGGCGTTCCTGCTCAACCTCATCTGCTTCGCCGCCTGCATCGAGGGGCTGTTCTTCTACGGCGCGTTCGCCTACGTCTACTTCCTGCGTTCCCGGGGGCTGCTCAACGGGCTGGCGTCGGGCACCAACTGGGTGTTCCGCGACGAGTCGATGCACATGGCGTTCGCCTTCGACGTGGTGGACACGGTGCGCGCCGAGGAGCCGGACCTGTTCGACGACGAGATGGAGCGGCAGGTCCGGGACATGCTCGCCGAGGCGGTGGAGTGCGAGGCGCAGTTCGCCGAGGACCTCCTCGGCCAGGGCGTGTCCGGGATGTCGCCGACGGACATGCGCGCGTACCTGCAACACGTCGCCGACCGTCGGCTGGCCGCGCTGGGCATCGCGCCGATGTACGGCAGCGGCAACCCGTTCGCGTTCATGGAGTTGCAGGACGTGCAGGAGCTGTCGAACTTCTTCGAGCGGCGGGTGTCGGCGTACCAGGTCGGGGTGACCGGCAGCGTCACCTTCGACGACGACTTCTGA